The Pseudoalteromonas rubra region TTATGGAAGCGCCAGACCATTGCGTGCTCTGGTGTCAGACAGGGCCACAAAGTTCTGGATCTGGCCGGTGGTACCGGTGATCTGACAGCCAAATTCAGTGAATTGGTGGGTGAAACAGGTCAGGTGATCCTGGGCGACATCAATGACTCCATGCTACGTGTAGGCCGCGATAAACTGCGTGACTTGGGCCGGGTTGGGAATATCGAATATGTGCAAATGAATGCCGAAGCACTGCCCTTTCCGGACAATAGTCTGGATGTGATCACCATCGCCTTTGGACTGCGCAACGTCACAGACAAAGATAAGGCACTGCGTTCCATGTACCGAGTATTGAAGCCAGGTGGTCGTCTGTTGGTGCTGGAGTTCTCTAAAACAGACAACGAAGCGCTGTCGAAGCTATACGATTTCTACTCATTCAATATCCTGCCAACTATGGGTAAATTGGTTGCCAACGACAGCGAATCCTATCGCTACCTGGCAGAGTCTATCCGTATGCACCCAGACCAGGAAACCCTGAAAACAATGATGGAAGAAGCAGGCTTTGAACAAGCGAGCTACCAGAACCTGACGGGCGGTATTGTGGCGCTTCATCGAGGCTTTAAATTTTAATTTCGAAGAAGCAAGGAAATTGTATGTGGATCACGCTGCTCACCGCCGTTGCCGAAAGCGCACTGGATCAGCTGCTGAACAAAGAACCTGATTTAGCACTGCAGCTGGCTCCCACGCAGCACAAAACGCTGGCGATCACCTTAACCGATCTCGGCTTGTGCTGTGCGCTGCACTATGTGGGTGAACAACAAGGGAAACCACATTGTTTTGTCTATGGAAACTACCAGGACAAAGCCGACTGCCACATCACGACCACCTTATCGACCTTAGGTGAAATCTCAGATCCCAGTCAGCTGACGCGTCTCATCCGTGAGGAAAAGCTGGATCTCGAAGGCGATTTACAACTGGCACAAAGCTACAGCAAAGCATTTTCCGGCCTCGATATTGACTGGGCAGAACACCTTTCACGTCATCTTGGCGATGCGCCGGCCCAACTGCTGGTCGAGCGCTGCAAGACAGCCACGCAACGTGGTGGCAGTCATCTCAAGACGCTACAACGGACCTTTACACAATTGTGCCAGGACGAGCTGAAAGTAGCCGTTCACCCGCTGGAAGTCCGCCAATTTAAATCCCATACGCGACAGTTGGCTCAACAACTGGCGGCGCTGGAACAACGTATCAACGCGTTAAGCGAATTATAAGGAGCTGGGTTTGTCCATCGCTCGTCTGTATCAAATCGGTAAAACTTTTCTTAATTACGGCCTGGACGACCTGCTTCCAAGGCACAAGCAACCCTGGTATGCCCGGGCGATTAGACGTAGTTTATTTTGGCTACCCAATCAGCACAGCGACAAACCCGTCGGTGCCCGCCTCAGACTGGCACTGCAAACATTAGGACCGGTATGGGTCAAGTTTGGCCAAATGCTGTCAACGCGTCGCGACTTACTGCCACCCGACATTGCCGAAGAACTCGCCCTGTTGCAGGACAAAGTTGCCCCTTTCCCTGGCGATCAGGCACAAGCACTGATAGAAAAAGCACTGGGCCTTAATAGTATCCACGATGGTTTTGTCGAATTTGAACAAACACCGCTGGCCTCGGCTTCTATCGCGCAAGTGCATTGCGCCAAGCTAATCGTTGAGGAAGAATTAAGAGAAGTGGTGGTCAAAGTGATCCGCCCGAATATTGAAAAACAAATCCTCGCGGACCTGTCTTTGATGGAGCGTTTTGCTCATCTGCTGGCCAGCCTAATCAGTGCCGGTCGCCGCCTGCGCCCGGTCGAAGTGGTCAGGGAATATCGAAAAACCCTGCTCGATGAACTCGACCTGATGCGTGAAGCCGCTAATGCCATCCAGCTCAGACGTAACTTTGAAGGCTCGGCTTCACTTTATATTCCAGAAGTGTACAGTGATTATTCAAGACGCAATGTCCTGGTGATGGAACGCATTTACGGTATCCCTGTATCGGATACAGAAGCACTGCTGGCCCAGGGCACCAATATGAAGGTGCTGGCTGAGCGCGGGGTCGAAGTGTTTTTTACCCAAGTTTTCCGCGACAGCTTTTTTCATGCCGACATGCACCCGGGTAACATTTTTGTGTCACGCGAAGATCCGCATAACCCGAAATATATCGGCATTGATTGTGGTATCGTGGGCACCTTAAATCGTGAAGATAAACGCTACCTGGCAGAGAACTTCATTGCCTTTTTCAACCGCGATTACCGTCAGGTTGCACAGTTACACGTCGACTCAGGCTGGGTACCCCCCGACACCTGTGTTGAGGAGTTCGAGTTTGCTATTCGCACTGTGTGCGAACCAATCTTTAACAAACCACTGGCCGAAATTTCGTTCGGACATGTACTGGTTAACCTGTTCAATACCGCTCGGCGTTTTAATATGGAAGTGCAGCCCCAACTGGTGTTGTTACAGAAAACCCTCTTATACGTTGAGGGTCTGGGCCGCCAGCTCTATCCACAGCTGGATTTATGGAAAACGGCCAAACCCTTTTTAGAAAAGTGGGTGCAGGATCAGGTCGGTCCTCTGGCAGTGGCCAAAAAACTCTACACCAACTTGCCATTTTGGGCTGAAAAAATGCCTGAGCTGCCAGATCTTATCTATCAGAATCTGAAGCGCAGCCAGCGTCAAAGTGCACCCATTGTGCAACAAAACCACACAGACACCCGTGCATTGCTACTTGGCCTTGCCGCAGCAGCGCTCACCATTGTGGCTGGTTTGTGCTTTGTTGATGAGCGTCAGCTCGCAAGCGGAATCTGCGCTACACTGGCAATTGCAATATTTATTAAAGCATGGCGCAAAACAGGGTGATATTTTACACACTCGGCGTATAATCTTTCTTAATTCAATAACACATTAAATGGAGTAGACATGGGTTTTGGTGGTATCAGTATTTGGCAGTTGCTTATCATTCTGGCCATTATCGTGCTTTTGTTTGGGACGAAAAAACTGCGTGGCATTGGTAGTGATTTGGGCAATGCGGTAAAAGGCTTTAAAAATGCAGTGTCTGAAGACGAAGAAGAAAAAAAGTCAGAAAAAACGGATAGCAAAGAACAGCTGACCGATCAGGCTGCACAGGCTAAAACAACCAGCGAAAAAGAAAAAGACAAGGTGTGATCTGACATGGGGATGTGGGAACTCGTCGTAGTGTTGATCGTTGGCCTGGTTGTGCTCGGGCCAGAACGCCTGCCTGTTGCGATCAGAACGGTCAGCCGCTGGATCAACACAGTCAAATCTGTTGCCAATTCCGTCAAGGCGGAAGTAAGCGAAGAGCTGAGAGTACACGAGTTGCATAGCAACCTGAAAAAAGCCGAAGAACAGGGCCTGGACAATATTTCCCCAGGTCTCAAACAATCGGTTGAGGAGTTGCAGCGTGCGGCAGAGTCAGTACGCCACAGCTACAGCAAGTCTCCAGATCCGTCGAAAAACGACAAAGATCCGTCCTCTCAAAACTAACCGTTTACGAGTTTTTGCATGTCAGATATGACAAATAGTGGCTTTATTGGCCACCTTATTGAGCTTCGAAACCGTCTAATTAAGGCGCTTCTAAGCATCCTGATCATTTTTATTTCTTTGGTTTATTTTGCCAACGATATATATGCATTTGTGGCAGCCCCACTGGTTGAAAGCCTGCCCGCAAACAGCACTATGATAGCCACAGATGTCACGGCCCCTTTCTTTGCCCCCTTTAAACTGACCCTGTTTGTATCACTGTTTCTGGCAGTGCCTATGATACTGCATCAAATCTGGGGATTTCTGGCACCCGGCCTGTATCAGCATGAAAAACGCATGCTGATGCCCATTCTGCTGTCCAGTATCCTGCTGTTTTACGCCGGTATTGCATTTTGTTATTTTGTCGTGATGCCCATTATTCTCGGCTTCTTTACCGCCGTGGGTCCCGACATGATGACCCTCTCTCCGGATATCAGCAGCTATCTTGGCTTCATTTTGAAGTTGTTCTTTGCATTCGGCGTTGCATTTGAAATACCCGTGGCCATTATGCTGTTGTGCTGGAGCGGTGTCACGACCACACAAAGCCTGGCACAAAAACGGCCCTATATCATAGTCGGCGTGTTTGTCGTCGCGATGTTTTTAACGCCTCCCGATGTGTTATCGCAAACACTACTCGCCGTTCCGATGGCACTGCTGTTTGAATTGGGGTTATTGTTGGCCAGGCTGTACAGCAAAAAGCCCGTCGCAGAGGAAGAAAGCCATGAATAAAATCACATTTTTGCTGATCGGTGCAGTGATACTTACCGCTGTGCTTGGCATACAACCAGCTCAGGCCAAAGGTAAATTACCGCATAAATTGCAAGCATGTAGTCAGCAGCAATCCGACGACAAGCGCTTAGCCTGTTACGATCAACTGGCCGCTGACTATGCCAGTAAGCCACACCCGGTACGCTCTAAGCCGCCAGCAACGAATGCCAAGTCTTTTGGCCTGGAACACAAACAGGACAGCGAACAGACAGTCAACGCAACTGTGGTGGAGGTGAGCAAATCCGCCAATGGATTACGCCGGTTTACGCTCGATAACCAGCAATGCTGGCAGCAGATCGGCACACAAGCCTTCTTTGCAAAAGAAGGGGACACAGTGACCATTCGTCGTGGCTCATTCAATTCTTTCATCATGCAAAAAGATGGCTCTAACCGCTCAATAAAAGTGAGAAGGGTAGATTAAATGGCGACCTTTATTGATGCTGGCGTCAACCTGACCAGTACACAATTTGATACCGATCGCACAGCCATCCTGACCCGGGCGGCGGATCAGGGCGTAGAATCTATGTTGCTGATTGGATGTGACTTACTCACCAGTGAGCAAAGTCTGGCGCTGGCACAAGAATATAACCAGTATGCGACCGCAGGTGTGCACCCTCATGATGCCAAAGACGTGCCGGACGATTTCATCGCCCAGCTGCGCCACCTGGCAGCCCAAGATCACGTAGTCGCTATTGGCGAGTGTGGGCTCGACTTCAATCGTGACTACTCACCGCGCCCGGTGCAACAACTGATCTGCGGTGTGCAACTGGAGCTGGCTCAGACACTCGACATGCCAGTGTATCTGCATGAACGCGAGGCATTTGATACGCTCAGTGCCATGCTGGACGAATTTTCCCTGCGCGGTGTACTACATTGCTTTACTGGTGATAGGCACGCTTTGCGCCATTACCTGGATTATGGCCTGATGATTGGCCTGACTGGCTGGCTGTGCGATGAGCGCCGGGGTGAAACCTTACGGGAGTTAGTGCGTTATATTCCAAAAGATCGGATCCTGCTGGAGACCGATGCGCCCTTCTTACTTCCCAGAACACTCAAACCGAAACCGAAATCCCGCCGTAATGAGCCGGCTTACCTGCCAGAGATTGCACATCATGTTGCGGCGCTCAAAGGCATTTCCCTGACGCAACTGGCCCAGCAAACCACGGAGAATTTCAAAACCTTGTTCCAGATATCAGGGAACAATGCCTGATGGTGTGGCGCTGGCTGCTACTTTTTCTGTGCTTATCCGGTGCTGCTCAGGCACTGGAGGTATCTGCTGAATTTAAGCAACACCAGGCATTGTCCTATCAGTATGCTTTCAGCCAGGCCGACACCATTCAAACATTACTGGCCAGTGATCCACACTGGCAACCAGGTCAGCGCCAGCCGTTAAAACCGCCCGCAAATACCCAAGCCTGGATCCGCGTATCTTTACACAACCCGGGCCCCATTGAGGTGCCCCTGCTACTGAGTATAGATAACAACTTACTGGATAAAATCACCGCCTACATCCGCCATGATGATGCCTCTTTTCTGACTCTGGCGTTGGGTGACGCGCTGCCACTAATGCAGCGCCCCATTAAACACGAAGCCCAGCTCATTCCGTTAGAGCTGCCGGCACAGAGTCACAGTCAGGTCTACTTGCAGCTCAGCCATCATGGTACGCTGAATATCCCCTTGAGCCTCTGGCATCCAATAGAGTACCTCAAGTACAAGAGCAAGTTTAATCTGGTCTACGGGATACTGGCCGGATTTATACTGGCCATGATCGCCATTAACTTTACCCTGTATAGTTTTACTCGCCGGCGCTATTTTTTACATGGCACACTCATTATCGGGCTCTTCTGGCTGCTCATAGTGCACCTATATGGTTTTGGCTACCGTTATCTGTATGGTTCACACGTCTGGTTGCAACAATATGGTCAAAGCCTGCTGGTGATGTTCTCCACACTGGCCCTGATCCCCATTCAACGCAGCAAAGCACTGCCCAACCTGCTGCCAATAAAATATGACCGCAAGCTCACGCAACTGCTGATACTGGGTCTGATCTTAACCTTACTAAGCCAGCTCCTGCCGCTGACACAAGCCACCTTTGCAGCCTATGGCATGGCACTCACACTCGTATTAGGATATATCGCCTGCACCCTGCGCAGCCGTTACCGTCGCACCACCAAAATCACGGCCCTACTGATCTACATTATTATGTTAATCACCCTCAGCTATCAGTTTGGTTTTGAATTGGGTTTATTTGGTGGCGCTCAATTGGACCGCCCGGTGACTTATATCTGTTACTTGATCCTGAGCCTCTATATCAGCTTTGTGCTGACTCGGCAGTTCATACTTGAACGTGAAAAGCACATCAAGACACAGCAACATAAGCTCGCCCGTACTCAGGCAGAAGACGCCCTGCTCAAAGAAAAACTGAAACTCCAGGAACAGGCACAGGAAGAGCTGGAAAACAGCATTGATGAACGCACTTTTGAACTTCAGGTGACGCTGAGAGAGCTGGAAGAGAAAAACCATGAGCTGGAAAAGCTCAACATGGAAGACCCCATGACCAAAGTAAAGAACCGTCGTTACTTTGATAAGCGTCTGATGATGGAAGTCCGCCGTTCTCGTCGGGAACAAACGACGTTGAGTCTGATCATTCTGGATATTGATTTCTTCAAAAAAGTAAACGATAACTACGGTCATCTTGCCGGGGATCACACCATTTGTGCGTTCGCGCGGCTCATAGAGAAACACCTGAAAAGACCCCATGATGAAGTATTTCGCTATGGCGGTGAAGAATTTGTGATCCTGCTGCCCAACACCTCACAGGAAGGCGCGTTGGAGCTGGCCGAGCAGATCCGCCAGGCCACTGAAGCCCATGAGCTGAAAGTCGCCGGTCACCATATTAAATTTACCACCAGTGCCGGGGTTTACAGTGCCATCGCACAGAACACCAACAACCCCACACTATTTACCGATTTGGCTGATAAAGGCTTGTACATGGCCAAACAACAAGGCCGCAATCGGATCTGTATTTACCAACCTAAGCAGGAGACTTAACGTGGCTCAGTCAGGACTGGATCTTTTTCCCTATACGCGTATGCGCCGTATGCGCAAAGACGACTTTTCCCGCCGTATGATGTGTGAAAACACGCTCACGGTAAACGATCTGATCTATCCGGTGTTCGTCCTGGAAGGCAAGAACCGCAAAGAAGCGATCCCTTCTATGCCCGGCATTGAGCGTCTGTCGATCGACCTACTGGTAGAAGAAGCCAAAGAACTGGTGGCGCTGGGTGTACCGGCTGTCGCCATTTTCCCGGTTACCCCTGGCGACAAAAAATCCTTACATGCGGAAGAAGCTTATAATCCTGAAGGGCTGGCACAACGCACCGTACGCGCACTTAAGAGCGAGTGTCCGGAGCTGGGAGTGATCACCGATGTAGCGCTTGACCCATTCACTACGCATGGCCAGGACGGCATCATAGACGAAGCGGGTTACGTGATAAACGATATCACCACTGAGGTACTCGTCAAGCAGGCATTGTCTCATGCAGAGGCTGGTGCTGATATTGTCGCCCCCTCAGATATGATGGATGGTCGTATTGGTGCTATCCGTGATGCGCTCGAGGAAGTCGGACACATTCATACCCGCATCATGGCCTATTCTGCTAAGTATGCATCCAGCTATTACGGCCCGTTCCGCGATGCAGTTGGCTCAGCAGGCAACCTCAAAGGGGCGGATAAGAAGACCTATCAGATGGATCCGGCTAATTCTGATGAGGCGTTACGTGAAGTCGCATTAGACCTTCAGGAAGGTGCTGACATGGTGATGGTTAAGCCAGGCATGCCATATCTGGATGTGGTACGCCGAGTAAAAGATGAATTCGGTGTGCCCACCTTTGCTTATCAGGTGAGCGGCGAATATGCCATGCACAAAGCGGCTATCGACAATGGCTGGCTGGCAGAAAAACCAACCATTATGGAGTCATTACTCGCTTTTAAACGTGCCGGTGCCGATGGCATTCTCACCTACTTTGCAAAGCAAGCCGCTATCTGGTTGAATGATAAATAAATAATAGGTGATTATTAAAAAAGGAGCAATAAATTGCTCCTTTTTTGCATTTTTACGATTAACATTGTGTCATTTTTGTGTAACATAGCCCCCGTAAGCTTATGTACCCATTTGGGTTTAAACTACACACGGGAAAAACCATGATAAAAACAAAATTCACTCCACTGGCACTTCTTGTGGCCGCAGCTACTGCCCCTGTGCAGGCTCAGGTCATCATGTCAGAGTACATTGAAGGTAGCTCGAACAATAAAGCAGTAGAGCTTTTCAATACTTCAGAAAACGCAATATCCCTGGACGGATATACGCTTAGCTATTATTCAAATGGCAACACAGATCCATCAAATACCATTGAGCTTAGCGGTGAAATCGCAGCAGGTGGTACTTATGTCATTGCAAACAGTAGCGCCGTTGATGCAGTACTAAGTGCTGCACAGCTAACAATAGGTGGCAGCTGGTACAATGGCGACGATGCGATTGTATTACGTAACGGTGATACGGTGCTGGACAGCTTTGGCCAGGTTGGCTTTGACCCAGGCAGTAACTGGGAAAATAATGGTGTTGCAACAAAAGACAAAACACTACGTCGCAACCTGGAAGTGACAACCGGTCGCACAACCTTTGACGCGGCATTCGATCCAAGTGCCGAGTGGATACAGTTCGATAAAGATGATTTTTCTGGCCTAGGTAGCCATAGCGGCGATACCGGCGGTGGTGATGACGGTGGCGACGATGGTGACACGCCAGAGCCTTTAGTGTGTGGAGAAGCCGCCACAGCCATTAATGCTATTCAGGGTAATGCAGACGAAAGTCCGCTTAAAGATCAAATTGTGACCATTGAAGCTGTGGTCACAGCAGACCTGCAAGAAGACAATCAGCTTAAAGGCTTCTTTGTTCAGTCACTGGCTAATGACATGGACGAAGACAGCATGACCTCAGAAGGTCTATTTGTATACTATAAAGATGTCGACGTAAACGTTGGTGACCAGGTACGTGTTAAGGGTACGGTTCAAGAGTTTTACAATGCCACTCAGCTGGGCAATGTCACTCAACTAGAAGTCTGTGGCAGCGCAGAAATTCAGGCGCAGGTGCTGACCCTGCCAGTCTCCGAAGTAAGCGATCTGGAGGCCGTAGAAGGCATGTTAGTTAGCCTGTCAAATGACATGGTTGTGGCAGATACTTATAACTTAGGTCGTTATGGTGAAGTTGGCTTAGCAACAGAACGCCTTTACCAGGGTACACAATTAGCGATGCCTGGTGATGAAGCCAATGCACTGGAAGCAGAAAACAAAAAGAAGTTCCTGCTGATGGATGATGGTTCAACCGTTCAGAACCCAGAAGTGATCCCATATCCAAGTACCGGCCTGGATGCTTACAAAACCATCCGTCTGGGTGACACGGTGTCTAATGTGCAAGGGGTTATTGCTTACAGCTTTGGCCAATACCGCCTAAACCCAACCACAGCCCCGACTTTCAACAACACCAATGAACGTGCTGAAGCTCCAGAGCTTGAAGGTGAAGGTGATCTGCGTATCGCCAGCTTCAACGTCCTGAACTATTTCAATGGCGACGGCCAGGGTGCAGGATTCCCAACACCACGTGGTGCAGACACAGCAGAAGAGCTGGTCCGTCAGGAAGCAAAACTGGTATCCGCTATCACTGCGCTGGATGCCGATGTTATTGGTCTGATGGAGATCGAAAACGACGGATTTGGTGAGCACAGTGCCATTGCTGATTTAGTGAGAGCGATTAATGCTGAGTCTAATTACACCTATGCATTTGTCGACTTCAACACCGACACAATTGGTGGTGACGATATCACAACAGGCATTATCTACCGCACCGACACAGTAGAAGAAGCGGGTACTGCTAGCTTCACAACTGCTGTGCCGTTTGATTACAGCAACCGTCCACCTACGGCGCAAAGCTTCCGTAAGCTGGACAATAATGAAGAGTTTACCGTTGCCGTTGCTCACCTCAAATCGAAAGGTTGTGGCAGCGCAGAAGGTGATAACGCTGATCAGGGCGATGGTCAGGGCTGTTGGAATGTCATCCGTACTGAAGGCGCAAACGCGTTCGCAGACTGGCTGGCGACCAACCCAACAGGTAACGACGATGAAGACGTTATCCTGGTAGGTGATATGAACGCCTATGCAATGGAAGACCCGATGCGTGCCTTCGCGGATAAAGGTCTGAGCAATGTTATGACTCATGTGGACGGTAACACACAGAGCTACTCTTATACCTTCTCAGGACGCTTGGGTAGCCTGGACCATGCCGTGGCATCACCTTCACTGTTAGCTAAGGTCACAGATGCGACAGACTGGCACATCAATGCTGATGAACCACGTATGCTGGATTACAACACTGAATATAGAACGGATGCACAAATTGCCGCGCTATACGCACCACATGCCTACCGTGCATCTGACCACGATCCAGTGATTGTAGAGATTAAAACAGAAGCCGCCGCGCCGCCCGTTGATCCACGCCCAGTGATTGCAGCTGGTCAAAGCTTCGACGTAGCAGAAAACACACCGATAAACACTGCTATTGGTATGCTTGAATTCTCAGATGCAGATGCTGACGAGACGCCGGTAGAGCGCTTTATTGTAACTGGTACAAACGTCATTTCGGTCAATGAATCTGGTCAGGTTGTTGTTGCCGGCGAACTGGATTATGAATTCGATAACCGAATCGAGTTCATGGTTCAGGCACAAGACAGTGCTGGTAACCTGTCAGAGCAAGTACAGGTTGTTGTCAACGTTAAAGATATCAAACAAGGTGATGACAATGACGGCGATGATGACTCAGGCAGCCTGGGCTGGTTAGCCCTGTTTGCGGCACCTCTGGCGCTGCTGCGTCGTCGCACAAAATAAATGTGAGTGTGATGGCTGAAGCATGTAAAAGTGCTTGAGCCATACCTGCATTAAAGAAGATAGAAAAATGCGCCTTACGGCGCATTTTTATTTACTCTCAGTTTTTAAATCAATTCACTTGGTGAAGCGAAGTGAATTGATAGCTCATCAAGCTTTCACTTGATGTTTTCTCCCCGATATAGGTACCGACAGTACCTGAGCTGCTTTTTGCAGATCAGCATCATCAATAGACCAATAAGGAAAGGACAATCTTCGGTTGTTATGAAGGACAACCTTTAAACATTGCAATGGACCCAGCTTTTGTAGCTCCAGTGACGCTATTTCGTCTGCGTGCACATATCGTGTTTTCACCCATGTGCGATAACAAATTCCTGCTTTATCAATATGTACAAAGCGCTTGTCGGTCAGTGTCATCAGCACAATCAAAGCGACACCCGACAGGGATACAACCACCAGTGACGATGCTACGCCGTGAAGCGCCACCAAGTTCATCATCACATAACACAGCGAAATACCACACACTGTGGCTAAAATGGCAAACCAGCTGATATCCAAATCTATGGTTCTCATGAGTACCTCCCAATTTTACTCAATCACAAACAGAATCGACTGACTCTGGACACTAATGATAAAGTTGCAAAGTCCCTAAATCAAGTCCGTTTATGTGATTTTTAGCAATAGTTGGACTACCCTGACAGGCGGGAAAAAGTGGCATGATTTTATTTATATTTTTGTTTCATAGGATGAATGAACTACTGAATTGTGCAACATAGCAGAAAATTCAGGCATTAAAAAAGGCCGCGAATGCGGCCTTTTTTCAGAAATCAGTCAACTAATTACTTAGCTGCTTTTTTCTCTTTCTCAGCTGCGATTACTGCGTCAGCAACGTTTGCCGGGCAAGGTGCATAGTGAGAGAATTCCATTGAGAACTGACCACGACCAGACGTGATAGTACGCAGGTGACCGATGTATCCGAACATTTCAGATAGCGGTACTTCACCTTTGATACGAACGCCAGTTGCGCCAGCTTCTTGGTCTTTGATCATACCACGACGACGGTTAAGGTCACCGATTACGTCACCTACGTTGTCTTCTGGTGTGAACACGTCAACCTTCATCACAGGCTCAAGAAGTTGAGGACCTGCTTTAGGGATTGACTGACGGAATGCGCCTTTAGCTGCGATTTCGAAAGCGATAGCTGATGAGTCAACTGCGTGGAAACCACCGTCGAACAGCTCAACTTCAACGTCTAGTACTGGGAAGCCAGCTAGAACACCTTCGTCCATCATCATCTTGAAGCCTTTCTCAACTGCTGGCCAGAATTCCTTAGGAACGTTACCACCAACAACTGAAGATGAGAAAGTGTAGCCAGAGTTAGGCTCACCAGGCTTAATACGGTAGTCGATCTTACCGAATTGACCAGAACCACCAGACTGCTTCTTGTGCGTGTAGCTATCTTCAACTTCTTGCGTGATAGTTTCACGGTAAGCAACCTGAGGCTGACCAACAACAAGTTCAACACCGTAAGTACGCTTAAGGATGTCAACTTTGATGTCCAGGTGAAGTTCACCCATACCTTTAAGGATGGTTTCGCCTGAATCTTCGTCAGTTTCAACCTGGAATGAAGGATCTTCTGCAACCATCTTACCGATCGCGATACCCATCTTCTCGTTACCACCTTTATCTTTAGGTGCTACCGCGATAGAGATTACCGGCTCAGGGAAGATCATCGCTTCAAGTGTACATTCGTGCTTAGGATCACATAGTGTGTGACCAGTCTGAACGTTCTTCATACCAACAACCGCGATGATGTCACCCGCTTGTGCTTCAGTCAGTTCGTTACGCTCGTCTGCTTGCATCTCAACCATACGGCCGATACGCTCTGTTTTACCAGTTGCAGAGTTAAGTACTGTGTCACCTTTTTTCATGCGACCAGAGTAGATACGGATAAAGGTCAGGGCACCGAAACGGTCATCCATGATCTTAAACGCAAGCGCTTTAAGCGGCTGCTCAGCGTCAACAGTTGCAACTTCACCAGTAGGCTCACCAGTGTCTTTGTCTGTAAGCGGCTGAGGATCAACTTCTGTAGGTGCAGGTAGGTAGTCTACAACTGCATCTAGTACTAGTTGCATACCTTTGTTTTTGAATGCAGAACCACAGTAAGTTGGGA contains the following coding sequences:
- the fusA gene encoding elongation factor G gives rise to the protein MADLSKYRNIGIFAHVDAGKTTTTERILKLTGKIHKTGEVHDGESTTDFMEQEAERGITIQSAAVTCEWKGHRLNVIDTPGHVDFTVEVYRSLKVLDGGIGVFCGSGGVEPQSETNWRYANESEVARCIFVNKLDRMGADFYRVVDQVQNVLAANPLVMTLPIGIEDEFCGVVDVLEKKAYVWDETGLPENYEIQDVPADMVDKVEEYHEMLIETAVEQDDDLMEAYMEGEMPSLEQIKACIRKGTRDLAFFPTYCGSAFKNKGMQLVLDAVVDYLPAPTEVDPQPLTDKDTGEPTGEVATVDAEQPLKALAFKIMDDRFGALTFIRIYSGRMKKGDTVLNSATGKTERIGRMVEMQADERNELTEAQAGDIIAVVGMKNVQTGHTLCDPKHECTLEAMIFPEPVISIAVAPKDKGGNEKMGIAIGKMVAEDPSFQVETDEDSGETILKGMGELHLDIKVDILKRTYGVELVVGQPQVAYRETITQEVEDSYTHKKQSGGSGQFGKIDYRIKPGEPNSGYTFSSSVVGGNVPKEFWPAVEKGFKMMMDEGVLAGFPVLDVEVELFDGGFHAVDSSAIAFEIAAKGAFRQSIPKAGPQLLEPVMKVDVFTPEDNVGDVIGDLNRRRGMIKDQEAGATGVRIKGEVPLSEMFGYIGHLRTITSGRGQFSMEFSHYAPCPANVADAVIAAEKEKKAAK